A stretch of DNA from Spirosoma endbachense:
ATCCCGCGTTGTTTCGAACAGGAACCAGGTACGGCGTTCGGTTTCGTCGATGTAAACTTCAAGCAGGCTCGCTGTCGCAACATCTTCCGCATCATCGGCAATTGTATGAGCATCACGCATATTTTTAGCCATCTTCTTGTTCTCGACAATCAGATCCGTGAGCATATCTTTCGGGGCTACGAAATCTTCATCATTGTCTTTTACGCGTTGCAACTGCGCAATGTGGGCTACAGATCGAATGGTGTTGCCGCCAATTTTCCGGACTCGTTCGGCTAACGGATCAATCGTTGCAAAAATCTGGTCGGCCTGTTCGTCCAGCAGCAGATGGTAGTCACGGAAGTGACGCCCAGACATATGCCAATGGTAATTCTTGGTTTTTATATAGAGCGCGAAGGCATCAGCAACAAGACGATTCAGCGACTCGGCCACTTTCTCTCTACCTTTCTCTTTAAGATCAGAGGGGGTATCCAGCGCTTCATTCTGGTTTATAGGACTCATGATTCAGTTCGTTTAAGTCGAAATTCTTTCCTCAGAGAAACCTTATTTATATCCGATTGTTCGCCAGGATCACTTAAAAACGGGCTAATACTTTCTCCGATACGGTTTTGCCGATCGACAGTGACGACGTAGCAGCTGGCGAAGGTGCATTGACCACATTGATCGCCTTATCGCTTTCCAGAATAGCAAAGTCGTCGAGTAAACCGCCCGTTCGATCACACGCCTGCGCCCGAACACCTGCACCACCCTCTTCGAGATCTGTTTCCTGAACTTCGGGTATTAACTCTTGCAAGGCTTTTGTAAAAGCTGATTTCGAGAAAGAACGATACATTTCTCCCAGACCAGTTTGCCAGTATTTGGCCGCTACCTTCTGAAAACCCGGCCAGGCCAGTGTTTCAAAGAGTTCTTTGAGGTTTATGTCTGACTTTGTGTAGCCTTCGCGCTGGAAAGCCAGCACAGCATTTGGTCCTGCCTCCACGCCCCCATGAATCATCCGGGTAAAGTGAACACCAAGGAATGGGAAATTCGGATCTGGGACAGGGTAAATCAGATTTTTAACCAGATGCTGTTTCTCCGGCCGAATCTTGTAATACTCGCCCCGGAATGGCACAATACGCACGTCAACGGGTTCACGCTGCGTTAGCTGGGCAATTTTATCGGAATATAGGCCGGCACAATTAACCACAAGTTTCGTCTCATAGCGAGCTTTATTGGTCACCACGATACTCAGGCTAGTGCCAGGTGTCACCTGCTCAACACGTTCAGAAAGTCGGATTTCGCCCCCTAGTCCCTGAAACTTCTCAGCGTATTTGTCAGATACCTGTTTATAGTCAATAATGCCCGTTTGCGGCACAAACATACCCGCAACACCATTCACATGCGGCTCAATTTCATGCATCTCAGGTAGCGATAATCGTTTTAAACCGGTCAGGCCATTGCGTTGACCTCGTTCATAGAGCGTATCTAACTGAGGGAGTTCCTCCTGCTTTGTAGCTACTACGATTTTCCCACAAAGGTCATAGGGAATGCCCTCGGCATCGCAGAAGTCAATCAGCATATGATAGCCGTTGATGCAGTTGGTTGCTTTCAGGCTTCCCGGTTTATAATACAATCCGGAGTGAATTACCCCGCTATTGTGTCCGGTCTGGTGCCGGGCTACAGCCGGTTCTTTCTCAATCAAAATGACCTTCAGTTCAGGTCGTTGCTGTTTTAGTTGCAGAGCTGTGGCTAATCCCACAATGCCACCGCCAATAATTACTACGTCTGTCATGCCAAAATGGCTAATTGCCAGCCGCAAAGGTACAGCGTAACGACAGTTTATCGCTAAAAAACGGCCATAACGAAAATCCCGGTATAGCCTCCCCATTGTTTTCGCCCTGGTTTTACAGGAGTTCACCTATTTTCAAGAGATAAGATTGATTCCAATATCGTTGGAGCGAGCAGTTTAGTATCCTGAACCACCGATCAAACATTAGCAATTCTATTTATCTTTGGTAGAAGGCTTACGGTGATACATGGCAGCGATAGCGCAAGCCTTGAGCGTTATGTACAACGTGTTGGAAACATTCTCTTCAGTAGCATGAAAATTTCGGCCAGTATAAAAAGTGCGTTTAATCACCAGGAGACCGTAGTACAGACAAATGAATCGGCAACAACCATGCAGATTTCTACAAAATCGTCTGGTTTTGGATCATCCATAAATGGTGGCGAACTGCTGCTGCTGTCATTAGCTACCTGCTTCTGCAACGACATCTATCGGGAGGCAGGCAAGAGAAACATAGCCGTTTCGGGGGTAGAAGTCCTGGTTACAGGTGAGTTTGGCGCAGAAGGAGAGCCGGGATCAAATTTTACGTATAAAGCCAATGTAATCTCGGAGGCACCACCAGCTGAAATCGAAGAATTGATTCGGTACACTGACCAAATCGCAGAAGTGCATAATACCTTGAGGAAAGGTCTGAGCATTACGTTGACGACATAAGGTAGGCGGTTGCAAAAGTCAGTGCCTGTCCTAAAATTGCCCATATATCGGTAAGCCAACTAACACTTATCAGAACTTTTGCGCTAGCCATACCGATTATAGAACTAAAAGAATTAAGTTATGTCCTTGAAATCTGAGGAAGACCTGATCGGTATGCAGCATATTAGCCAGGTTGTTGGGTCAACCCTTAAGCTTATGCAGCAATATGCCCGCCCAGGTATGTCGACGCTTGATCTGGACCAATACGGTCGACAACTTCTGGAACAGCACGGTGCCCGATCGGCCCCTAAACTCACCTATGGCTTTCCGGGCTGGACCTGTATTAGCTTAAACGAGGAAGTTTGTCATGGTATTCCATCGGCGAAACGAATCCTTCAGGAAGGAGATCTGGTCAATATCGATGTATCGGCCGAACTAAATGGCTACTGGTCAGATAATGGTGGTTCCTTTGTGTTGGGGCAGGATATTCATCAACATAGTGCACTGGTGGAAGCGTCGAAGCGAATTCTGGCCAAAGCTATTAGCCAGATCCGAGGGGGTGTACAAATCGCTGCGATTGGACGCTTCATTGAAACAGAAGCCAAACGAAACGGCTATCGGGTCATCAAGAATCTGGCCGGGCATGGCGTAGGCCGGAGCTTGCATGAAGAGCCGCATGAGATTCTTTGCTACTATGATCGGACGAACAAAGATCGATTCAGAAAGAACTCGGTTGTGGCCATTGAAACGTTTTTATCCACCAAAGCCACGTATGCACACGAGAAAGGCGATGGGTGGACGTTAATTGCCAGGGACAGTTTTGCGGTGCAGCATGAACACACCATTGTCGTTACGGATAAGCACCCGATCATCCTGACTGCCGCAAATCAGTTATGGAATTAGAATCCCGATCATTTCAGCACCAATTGCTATAAAGGCAGTTGTGGTTGCAACAGTAAAAGACAAAGCGAATCAGGCTATCAGCTGACCCCAATAAAAGCGATGTTCTATACCAGGTCAATTCAAAGTGGTAGCCTATTTTAGTCCATATTGACTTTTGCAACAACTATGATTAGCCTGACCTATCACTTTAGTTGCCCTTCTACCCAATCCAGGCCACGACCGTAGAGTGCGTGGGCAAACTGAACCCGGTTATCAAAATCAGCATTAGCCGTACGGCCTTCGGTCATGAATTGCCGAACCAGACGGGCATTGTCGGATGCCAGCGGTTGCTCATATTGAGCGTCGCTTTCTGTACGAAAAGGGGCAAATACAGGTGACTCGCCCTCAAAATGCTGATAAAACAGATGCCCTCTTGGCGTCCGGACAGCACACAAAATGCCGCTCGACCGGCTGGTCGACGGAGCAAGACTACCTTCCAGACCGCGTTTAAGAACAATGGCAGCGTCAAATCCGGCCATTAGAGCAAGCTCGGCCATCTTCATCTGGTAAGTGATATGAAATACCGACGTCACCAGAATTTGTGCGTGGCAAGGGTTCAGTACTTTTTCAAGCGTAGCCAGAAATGGGCGTTTTATGATGGTCTGCCGCCGATCGACCCACCGATTAAGGGCAGGCGAAAGCGCTTTCTGGTCGAGTACCCAGCCATACCGCTCCAAAGGTGTATCGAGTTCATGATTACTTTGTAAAAACTGACACCCGAGATGCATGTATAAATCAAGCGCATTCAGCGTAAATTTCGGCCCCCCCGAGCGCCCTACCATCGAAACGGCTCCATACCCCCGCTTCTGAAAAGACTGTGCCAGCAGTGGAGTTATCAGGTAGCTGTTATCGACACCATCAAAAGGTTCGGCAAGCTGAATTAGTGGCCGATCGGCACAACTAATAGGGCCGAAACCGGGCGAAAATGTACTCTCAGCAGCCTTCATCAGACCATGATATTCTTCATTGGTTTCGTGTCTGACCCGCATGATGCTGGCCGCCAGTCCCCGAAATGTTTCGCAATCCGTATCCGCATCGGCACCATCACTAA
This window harbors:
- a CDS encoding Dps family protein yields the protein MSPINQNEALDTPSDLKEKGREKVAESLNRLVADAFALYIKTKNYHWHMSGRHFRDYHLLLDEQADQIFATIDPLAERVRKIGGNTIRSVAHIAQLQRVKDNDEDFVAPKDMLTDLIVENKKMAKNMRDAHTIADDAEDVATASLLEVYIDETERRTWFLFETTRDLN
- the lhgO gene encoding L-2-hydroxyglutarate oxidase, yielding MTDVVIIGGGIVGLATALQLKQQRPELKVILIEKEPAVARHQTGHNSGVIHSGLYYKPGSLKATNCINGYHMLIDFCDAEGIPYDLCGKIVVATKQEELPQLDTLYERGQRNGLTGLKRLSLPEMHEIEPHVNGVAGMFVPQTGIIDYKQVSDKYAEKFQGLGGEIRLSERVEQVTPGTSLSIVVTNKARYETKLVVNCAGLYSDKIAQLTQREPVDVRIVPFRGEYYKIRPEKQHLVKNLIYPVPDPNFPFLGVHFTRMIHGGVEAGPNAVLAFQREGYTKSDINLKELFETLAWPGFQKVAAKYWQTGLGEMYRSFSKSAFTKALQELIPEVQETDLEEGGAGVRAQACDRTGGLLDDFAILESDKAINVVNAPSPAATSSLSIGKTVSEKVLARF
- a CDS encoding OsmC family protein — its product is MKISASIKSAFNHQETVVQTNESATTMQISTKSSGFGSSINGGELLLLSLATCFCNDIYREAGKRNIAVSGVEVLVTGEFGAEGEPGSNFTYKANVISEAPPAEIEELIRYTDQIAEVHNTLRKGLSITLTT
- the map gene encoding type I methionyl aminopeptidase yields the protein MSLKSEEDLIGMQHISQVVGSTLKLMQQYARPGMSTLDLDQYGRQLLEQHGARSAPKLTYGFPGWTCISLNEEVCHGIPSAKRILQEGDLVNIDVSAELNGYWSDNGGSFVLGQDIHQHSALVEASKRILAKAISQIRGGVQIAAIGRFIETEAKRNGYRVIKNLAGHGVGRSLHEEPHEILCYYDRTNKDRFRKNSVVAIETFLSTKATYAHEKGDGWTLIARDSFAVQHEHTIVVTDKHPIILTAANQLWN
- a CDS encoding anthranilate phosphoribosyltransferase, whose amino-acid sequence is MSIVNLALDAPVDTALGRGIKHIGIGKYGSKPLTPELLVECRAALEDPMSHPLQRGAFLGALIAKGPTKDEMALEEVIGKGAFSHPTFFINKVCPDLPVGLHPIATKLVRGHNLQVSEAHQLGDYLFSDGADADTDCETFRGLAASIMRVRHETNEEYHGLMKAAESTFSPGFGPISCADRPLIQLAEPFDGVDNSYLITPLLAQSFQKRGYGAVSMVGRSGGPKFTLNALDLYMHLGCQFLQSNHELDTPLERYGWVLDQKALSPALNRWVDRRQTIIKRPFLATLEKVLNPCHAQILVTSVFHITYQMKMAELALMAGFDAAIVLKRGLEGSLAPSTSRSSGILCAVRTPRGHLFYQHFEGESPVFAPFRTESDAQYEQPLASDNARLVRQFMTEGRTANADFDNRVQFAHALYGRGLDWVEGQLK